In the genome of Oncorhynchus mykiss isolate Arlee chromosome 18, USDA_OmykA_1.1, whole genome shotgun sequence, one region contains:
- the LOC110495882 gene encoding integral membrane protein 2B: MVKVTFNSSFGQRDLKKACNAEALIPEERDLEDGMRVRRQSKVCCWYRCLGLALMLSGVVVGGAYLYKTYILERRVYWCGVDYLEQDYMVQDEDEVVLPSALRHIQESIRVLEEVELINVPVPEFSDSDPADIVHDFKSRLTAYLDLSLNKCYVIPLNTSIVMPPKDLLELLINIKAGTYLPQSYLVHEQMMVTERLENVDQLGYFIYSLCKGRDTYKLERRETILGREKREALNCRTIRHFESKFVVETIICEP; encoded by the exons ATGGTGAAGGTAACATTTAACTCGTCCTTTGGACAAAGGGATTTGAAGAAAGCATGCAATGCCGAAGCGCTTATTCCGGAGGAGAGG GACCTGGAGGATGGCATGCGAGTGCGTCGGCAGTCCAAGGTGTGCTGCTGGTACAGGTGCCTGGGCCTGGCTCTCATGCTGTCaggtgtggtggtgggaggggccTACCTTTACAAGACCTACATACTG GAGCGCAGGGTGTATTGGTGCGGGGTGGATTACCTTGAGCAGGACTACATGGTTCAGGACGAGGACGAGGTGGTCTTGCCCTCTGCGCTGAGACACATCCAGGAGAGCATCCGTGTGCTGGAGGAGGTGGAGCTAATCAACGTGCCCGTGCCCGAGTTCTCCGACAGCGACCCGGCCGACATCGTCCATGACTTCAAAAGC AGGCTGACAGCCTACCTGGACCTGAGCCTGAACAAGTGCTACGTCATCCCCCTCAACACCTCCATCGTCATGCCCCCCAAAGACTTGCTGGAGCTGCTCATCAACATCAAG gCTGGTACCTACCTTCCCCAGTCCTACCTGGTccatgagcagatgatggtgacTGAGCGTCTGGAGAACGTTGACCAGCTGGGATACTTCATCTACAGCCTCTGCAAGGGCAGAGACACCTACAAGCTGGAACGCAGAGAGACCATACTGG GCAGAGAGAAGCGTGAAGCCCTGAACTGCAGGACGATCCGTCACTTTGAGAGCAAGTTTGTGGTCGAGACAATCATCTGTGAGCCTTAA